GTCCTGGTTTGTTGGACAGTTTGACGGCTGATTTAAGGTGTCTTCGGTTTGGTTGATTATGCCGCCATGTTGTTAAGATATACCTCCATCGGTGTTTTGTCATCAAAAAAAGAATGGGGTCGTTCCAAGTTATAGAACCGTAACCAATTCTCGATTTCACGATGGGCCTCAATTCCCGTTTCAAACTCCCATAAGTAAACTGACTCATACTTCAATGAGCGCCACAGTCGTTCAATGAATACGTTGTCCATCCAGCGCCCTTTGCCATCCATCGAGATACGGACTCCGGCCCCGGACAAAACATCAGTGAACTCCGCACTGGTAAACTGACTCCCCTGATCGGTGTTGAATATC
This window of the Candidatus Zixiibacteriota bacterium genome carries:
- a CDS encoding IS3 family transposase, with product VYPYLLRGLSIERANQVWCADITYIPMRRGFMYLVAVMDWHTRAVLSWRLSNTIDSGFCVEALTEALSRYGKPEIFNTDQGSQFTSAEFTDVLSGAGVRISMDGKGRWMDNVFIERLWRSLKYESVYLWEFETGIEAHREIENWLRFYNLERPHSFFDDKTPMEVYLNNMAA